In a single window of the Peromyscus maniculatus bairdii isolate BWxNUB_F1_BW_parent chromosome 16, HU_Pman_BW_mat_3.1, whole genome shotgun sequence genome:
- the Taar9 gene encoding trace amine-associated receptor 9 has translation MASSFSPSESLELCYENVNGSCIKSAYSPGPRAILYLVLGLGAVLAVFGNLLVMIAILHFKQLHTPTNFLVASLACADFLVGVTVMPFSTVRSVESCWYFGESYCKFHTCFDTSFCFTSLFHLCCISIDRYIAVTDPLTYPTKFTVSVSGICIALSWFFSVTYSFSIFYTGANEEGIKELVVALTCVGGCQAPLNRNWVLLCFLLFFLPTVVMVFLYGRIFLVAKHQARKIESTANQAQASSESYKDRVAKRERKAAKTLGIAMAAFLVSWLPYIIDAVIDAYMNFITPPYVYEILVWCVYYNSAMNPLIYAFFYPWFRKAIKLIVSGKVFRGDSCTTNLFSEEVDVG, from the coding sequence ATGGCAAGCAGCTTCTCCCCTTCGGAATCTTTGGAGCTCTGCTACGAGAATGTGAACGGATCCTGCATCAAAAGTGCCTACTCCCCGGGTCCCCGAGCCATCCTCTACCTGGTCCTTGGTTTGGGAGCCGTGCTGGCAGTGTTTGGAAACTTGCTGGTCATGATAGCCATCCTCCACTTTAAACAGTTACACACACCTACGAACTTTCTGGTGGCATCCCTGGCCTGTGCTGACTTCTTGGTGGGGGTGACCGTGATGCCCTTCAGTACAGTGAGGTCTGTGGAGAGCTGCTGGTACTTTGGGGAGAGTTACTGCAAGTTCCACACTTGCTTCGACACCTCCTTCTGCTTCACGTCTCTTTTTCATCTGTGCTGTATATCCATTGACAGGTACATCGCAGTGACAGACCCGCTGACTTACCCAACCAAGTTCACGGTGTCAGTTTCTGGGATATGCATTGCTCTCTCTTGGTTCTTTTCTGTCACGTACAGCTTTTCTATCTTTTACACGGGAGCCAATGAAGAAGGGATCAAGGAACTGGTGGTTGCTCTGACCTGCGTGGGAGGCTGCCAGGCTCCGCTGAACCGAAATtgggttttactttgtttccttttattcttcCTGCCCACTGTTGTCATGGTGTTTCTATACGGTAGGATATTTTTGGTGGCAAAGCACCAGGCTAGGAAGATAGAGAGTACAGCCAATCAAGCGCAGGCCTCCTCAGAGAGCTACAAAGACAGGGTAgctaaaagagagaggaaggccgCCAAAACCTTGGGGATTGCCATGGCAGCCTTCCTGGTGTCTTGGCTGCCGTATATTATCGATGCTGTGATTGATGCCTACATGAACTTCATAACACCCCCGTACGTCTATGAGATCTTAGTGTGGTGTGTCTATTACAATTCAGCCATGAACCCCTTGATATATGCCTTTTTTTATCCTTGGTTTCGGAAGGCGATAAAACTTATTGTCAGTGGCAAAGTCTTCAGGGGTGATTCGTGCACAACTAATTTATTCTCGGAAGAGGTAGATGTAGGTTAA